The following proteins are co-located in the Procambarus clarkii isolate CNS0578487 chromosome 4, FALCON_Pclarkii_2.0, whole genome shotgun sequence genome:
- the LOC138371627 gene encoding uncharacterized PPE family protein PPE16-like, with the protein MGATVIPGYPLGATVIPDYPMGGYRDPKLPHRSYGDLRLPNGSYDDLRLPDEGYGGLRLPHGSGELRLPHRGYCDLRLPHESFGDLRVPNGSYGDPRLTHGGYGDPRLPNGGYGDPRLPHGSYGDIRLPNGSYDDLMLRHGSYSDLRLPHGNYGDPRLPHGSIGDPRLPHGSYGDLRLPHESYGDLRLSHGRYGDPRLPNESYGDPRLSHGSYGDPQPPYGSYGNLRLPHGSYGDLRLPHGSYGVLRLPHGSYGGLKLPHVSYGDLRLPHGSYGDPKLPHGCYGDLNLPHGSYGDLRLTHGSYGDPKFPHGSYGDPKLPHGSYGDLRLTHGSYGGLMLPHGSYADLKLLHEDYGDLRLPRGRYGDLRLPHGGYGDLRLPHGSYGDPRLPHWSYGDLRLRP; encoded by the coding sequence ATGGGAGCAACGGTGATACCAGGCTACCCCTTGGGGGCTACGGTGATCCCAGACTACCCCATGGGGGGCTACCGTGATCCCAAGCTACCCCATAGGAGCTACGGTGATCTCAGGCTACCCAATGGGAGCTACGATGATCTCAGGCTACCCGATGAGGGTTACGGCGGTCTCAGGCTACCCCATGGGAGCGGTGAGCTCAGGCTGCCCCATAGAGGCTACTGTGATCTCAGGCTACCCCATGAGAGCTTCGGTGATCTCAGAGTACCAAATGGGAGCTACGGTGATCCCAGGCTAACTCATGGGGGCTACGGTGATCCCAGGCTACCCAATGGGGGCTACGGTGATCCCAGACTACCCCATGGGAGCTACGGTGATATCAGGCTACCCAATGGGAGCTACGATGATCTCATGCTACGCCATGGGAGCTACAGTGATCTCAGGCTACCCCATGGGAACTACGGTGATCCCAGGCTACCCCATGGGAGCATCGGTGATCCCAGGCTACCCCATGGGAGCTACGGTGATCTCAGGCTACCCCACGAGAGCTACGGTGATCTCAGACTCTCTCATGGACGCTACGGTGATCCCAGGCTACCCAATGAGAGCTACGGTGATCCCAGGCTATCCCATGGGAGCTACGGTGATCCCCAGCCACCCTATGGAAGCTACGGTAATCTCAGGTTACCCCACGGGAGCTATGGTGATCTCAGGCTTCCCCATGGGAGCTACGGTGTTCTCAGGCTTCCCCATGGGAGCTACGGTGGTCTCAAGCTACCCCATGTGAGCTACGGTGATCTCAGGCTACCCCATGGGAGCTACGGTGATCCTAAGCTACCTCATGGGTGCTACGGTGATCTCAATCTTCCCCATGGGAGCTACGGTGATCTCAGGCTAACCCATGGGAGCTACGGTGATCCTAAGTTTCCTCATGGGAGCTACGGTGATCCTAAGCTTCCCCATGGGAGCTACGGTGATCTCAGGCTAACCCATGGGAGCTACGGTGGTCTCATGCTACCCCATGGGAGCTACGCTGATCTCAAGCTACTCCACGAGGACTACGGTGATCTCAGGCTACCCCGTGGGCGCTACGGTGATCTCAGGCTACCCCATGGGGGCTACGGTGATCTCAGGCTACCCCATGGGAGCTACGGTGATCCCAGGCTTCCCCATTGGAGCTACGGTGATCTCAGGTTACGCCCATGA
- the LOC138371624 gene encoding shematrin-like protein 1: MGATVTSGYPMRATVISGYQMGAMVDSGYPMGATVISGYPMVATVISGYPMVATVISGYPLGATVISGYPMRATVTSGCSMGATVVSGYIKGATKISGYPMASYGDLRLSHGSYGDPKLPHGCYGDPKLPHGSYGDPKFSYGSYGDPKLPHGSYGDPKFPYGSYGDPKLPHGSYGDPKHPYGSYGDPKFPHGSYGDPKLPHESYGDP, translated from the coding sequence ATGGGGGCTACGGTGACCTCAGGCTATCCCATGCGAGCTACGGTGATCTCAGGCTACCAGATGGGGGCTATGGTGGACTCAGGGTACCCCATGGGAGCTACGGTGATCTCAGGCTACCCCATGGTGGCTACGGTGATCTCAGGCTACCCCATGGTGGCTACGGTGATCTCAGGCTACCCCCTGGGGGCTACGGTGATCTCAGGCTACCCCATGAGAGCTACGGTGACCTCAGGCTGCTCGATGGGGGCTACCGTGGTCTCAGGCTACATCAAGGGGGCTACAAAGATCTCAGGCTACCCCATGGCGAGCTACGGTGATCTCCGGCTATCCCATGGGAGCTACGGTGATCCTAAGCTACCTCATGGGTGCTATGGTGATCCTAAGCTTCCTCATGGGAGCTACGGTGATCCTAAGTTTTCATATGGGAGCTATGGTGATCCTAAGCTACCTCATGGGAGCTACGGTGATCCTAAGTTTCCATATGGGAGCTACGGTGATCCTAAGCTACCTCATGGGAGCTACGGTGATCCTAAGCATCCTTATGGGAGCTACGGTGATCCTAAGTTTCCCCATGGGAGCTATGGTGATCCTAAGCTACCCCATGAGAGCTACGGAGATCCTTAG